Genomic segment of Candidatus Chlorohelix allophototropha:
GCGGTGGGCAATCGCAATTTCCAGAAAATTTGGCGTTTGCTTGCACCCAAAGCTCTGAAGATTTTTGCTGCATCGGGGTCTACCCCGGCGAATCCATCTACTCCACCAACGGTAATTGGAAAGAAACACACCAACCACACAATAATAATCTTGGGTAGCAGGTCAAAGCCGAACCACACAATCAGTAGGGGGGCAATTGCGACCAATGGAATAGTTTGGCTTGCTACCAGCAGGGGGTATATCGCTCTCTTAGCCAGCAGCGAATTATCCAGCAACATGGCAAAGAGAAAACCAAGTATCAACGCTACGGTAAAGCCAATCAACGTTTCGAGCAATGTTACCAGCGTGTTATCCCAGATTTCGGGTAAGGCATTTACCAGCGCCCTCGCTATTTTGGTGGGAGAAGGCAGTACGCTGGATGAAATAGCCGACACATCCACGTATATTTGCCAGATAGCGAATAATGCTATAACCAGTAGCACGGGCGGAAGGTAAATTTTCAAAAACTTAGGCATATTCCGCCTCCGGTTTTAGGATTGACAACAGGCGGGCTTTTAGTTCCACTAACCCTGAGTCGGAAACCGAACGTGGCTTTGGAATCAGGACTTCCTGTACCTCGCGGATGGCGGCGGGGCGATGGCTGAATATGTAGATTCGTTCGCTGAGTAGTAACGCTTCCTCAATATCGTGGGTGATGAACAGGATGGTGCGGCGAAGCTTTGCTTGCATCTCTGCCAGCCATTCCTGAAGCCCGGCTCTGGTTAGGGCATCTAACGCTCCGAATGGCTCATCCAGCAGCATAACCTCGCGTTCGGTCAGAAAGGTGCGCAAGAGGGCAAGCCGCTGGCGCATACCGCCTGACATTTGCCACGGAAAGCTCTTTTCAAAACCCTTCAAGCCGAAAATTTCAAAGTAAGTGTGCGCATGTTCGCGGGCTATCTTGCGGGGTGTTCCGGCAAGTTCAAGTCCTAGCGCGGCATTATCCAGCGCGGAACGCCACGGTAAAAGCGCATCACGTTGGAGCATGTAAGCTATTTTGCCCGGTTGCGGTTGGAAGGGCTGATTGTCATAGCGAAATTCTCCGGAATCGGCTGTTTCAAGTCCTGCCAAAATATTAAAAAGAGTGCTTTTACCACAGCCACTCGGTCCAACCAGAGAAACAAACTCGCCCCGATTTGCCACGATGCTAATATTATCGAGTATGGGCAGTGTGCCATAGGATTTATTAAGACTATTTATTTGAATTTTGGATATTGTTTCCATATTTCGATAGCTAGAATCAAAAGAGCCACAGGAATACTGGAGAAAAATCCTGCGGCTCGCCCGTTTATTCCACTTAATTAGTTACGAAATATATAAATAAATCGAAATAAGTGGAATTTCCCTTCGCCGGTATTACCCGGATCAGGTTCAAACGGTCGAAGATACTTTCAATCTTCCTCTCAGCCTGGAAAGTCCAAGCTCCCGTTGGTATTTTTTTTAAAAGGTGCAAAAGCAGTCAGACTATAGAATAATGATATTTGGCAGTATCATAATACTTTTTGTTTTGTAGCACAAGTCATTTGCAATGTACTTTTTGCCATGTTATATTTCGTTTAGATGCATATTAAGCATTCATAACAACTGAATATTGCTCTCATCAAGAGAGGTGGAGGGACTGGCCCTATGAAGCCCGGCAACCGCCCGAATTTTCGGGAGTGGTGCCAATTCCGGCAGGCGATTATAGCCTGAAAGATGAGAGGCGTTAACTTTGGCAAGTTACGTCTATTCTCGGATTGATGCGAGCAAATGCGAAACCGAGGATTTTTTTTGCCTTGCCAAAGGGGTGTTCAATTGAGCGAGAATGCGACTTCAACGCCTACACTGAAAGTTAAAACGATAGAATGGCGAGATTCCGACCTCACCCTATTGTTAATTGACCAAATCAAATTGCCCCATCATTTTGAGAATGTTGAGTGCCGTAACTTCCATGAAGCCGGCGAAGCGATTCGCACCAT
This window contains:
- a CDS encoding ABC transporter permease — encoded protein: MPKFLKIYLPPVLLVIALFAIWQIYVDVSAISSSVLPSPTKIARALVNALPEIWDNTLVTLLETLIGFTVALILGFLFAMLLDNSLLAKRAIYPLLVASQTIPLVAIAPLLIVWFGFDLLPKIIIVWLVCFFPITVGGVDGFAGVDPDAAKIFRALGASKRQIFWKLRLPTALPSLFSGIRIAITYSVAGAILGEYAGAQKGLGRLISLYARSFNRELVFAVVFVTAVFSLLLFGLVSLVQWRIMPWYYQMRQFKK
- a CDS encoding ABC transporter ATP-binding protein, encoding METISKIQINSLNKSYGTLPILDNISIVANRGEFVSLVGPSGCGKSTLFNILAGLETADSGEFRYDNQPFQPQPGKIAYMLQRDALLPWRSALDNAALGLELAGTPRKIAREHAHTYFEIFGLKGFEKSFPWQMSGGMRQRLALLRTFLTEREVMLLDEPFGALDALTRAGLQEWLAEMQAKLRRTILFITHDIEEALLLSERIYIFSHRPAAIREVQEVLIPKPRSVSDSGLVELKARLLSILKPEAEYA